One Curtobacterium sp. MCLR17_032 genomic window carries:
- a CDS encoding HAMP domain-containing sensor histidine kinase gives MSRRSGRVPSLRWRIVAAVALLLVATNVVVGAVTVVAYRGYLVGRLDAELATAASRVVGGPPGGMPTGSPSGSSSGSSSSGSSSSSGSSSAAPDPDNTFIGAPGQSAGTVIAIYRDGDVVLGGYTDARGRQHTLTAAQQRTLAALDPTGQPVTTGLGSLGAFRAQAVGSDGDVFVTALPLDDLDASIGRLLLVIAAVTLVGLLVACWAGALLVRRSLRPLEHVAAVASSVTTLDLDRGEPDIPARVADADLAASREVGQVGTALNRLLGHVARALTVRRDAEAGMRTFVADASHELRTPIATVRAYAELTGRTDDPAEVRRNVDRIGTEARRMGDLVEELLLLARLDAAAVAAGPTTAGSTTSRTAEPVDLTSIVVEATMDARTTAPGHRWTLQVDDDPVVIDGDAGALRRVVTNLLTNARTHTPAGTAVVVSLRRAAGAVHFVVANDGPPIPAEALPTLFDRFTRGAASRSREHGTSGLGLAIVRAVVEAEGGTVRVVSDEARTAFTVTLPLR, from the coding sequence GTGAGCCGTCGGAGCGGGCGGGTGCCGTCGCTGCGGTGGCGGATCGTCGCCGCCGTCGCCCTGTTGCTCGTCGCGACGAACGTCGTCGTCGGGGCGGTGACCGTCGTCGCGTACCGCGGGTACCTGGTCGGGCGGCTCGACGCCGAGCTCGCGACGGCCGCGAGCCGGGTGGTCGGTGGGCCGCCCGGTGGGATGCCGACCGGTTCGCCGTCCGGGTCGTCGTCGGGATCGTCGTCGTCTGGGTCCTCGTCTTCGTCGGGCTCGTCGTCGGCTGCGCCCGATCCCGACAACACGTTCATCGGCGCTCCCGGGCAGTCCGCGGGCACGGTGATCGCGATCTACCGGGACGGCGACGTGGTCCTCGGTGGCTACACCGACGCGCGAGGACGCCAGCACACCCTGACCGCGGCGCAGCAGCGGACCCTCGCCGCGTTGGACCCAACCGGACAACCGGTCACGACCGGTCTCGGCAGCCTCGGGGCCTTCCGCGCGCAGGCCGTCGGCTCGGACGGGGACGTCTTCGTCACGGCGCTGCCGCTCGATGACCTCGACGCGTCGATCGGTCGTCTGCTGCTCGTCATCGCGGCGGTCACCCTCGTCGGACTGCTCGTCGCCTGCTGGGCCGGCGCACTGCTCGTCCGCCGGTCCCTGCGGCCGCTCGAGCACGTCGCCGCGGTGGCGTCGAGCGTCACCACCCTCGACCTCGACCGGGGCGAACCAGACATCCCCGCCCGGGTCGCGGACGCCGACCTCGCCGCCAGTCGCGAGGTCGGCCAGGTCGGCACCGCACTCAACCGGCTGCTCGGCCACGTCGCCCGTGCCCTGACCGTCCGCCGCGACGCCGAGGCCGGCATGCGGACCTTCGTCGCCGACGCCTCCCACGAGCTCCGCACCCCGATCGCCACCGTCCGCGCCTACGCCGAGCTGACCGGGCGCACCGACGACCCCGCCGAGGTCCGGCGGAACGTCGACCGGATCGGCACCGAAGCCCGCCGGATGGGCGACCTGGTCGAGGAGCTCCTGCTGCTGGCCCGGCTCGACGCCGCTGCGGTCGCGGCAGGCCCGACCACTGCCGGCTCGACCACGTCCAGGACCGCCGAACCGGTGGACCTGACGTCGATCGTCGTCGAGGCGACGATGGACGCCCGCACCACCGCCCCCGGCCACCGCTGGACGCTGCAGGTCGACGACGACCCCGTCGTGATCGACGGTGATGCCGGGGCACTCCGCCGTGTGGTCACGAACCTGCTGACGAACGCCCGGACCCACACGCCCGCCGGGACCGCGGTCGTGGTGTCCCTCCGCCGAGCCGCGGGCGCGGTGCACTTCGTCGTCGCCAACGACGGCCCGCCGATCCCCGCCGAGGCGCTGCCGACGCTGTTCGACCGGTTCACCCGCGGGGCGGCATCACGCTCTCGGGAGCACGGCACGAGCGGGCTGGGCCTGGCGATCGTCCGCGCCGTCGTGGAGGCCGAGGGCGGCACGGTCCGCGTCGTCTCGGACGAAGCGCGGACCGCCTTCACGGTCACCCTGCCCCTCCGCTGA
- a CDS encoding glycosyltransferase has protein sequence MTETNPTLDIDIVVPCHDEQDTLAAHVRRLHAFCTTSLHHSWRITIADNASTDDTARIADDLAAMLPGVHAVHLPLKGRGRALKAVWGASPARVLVYVDEDLSTDLAALEPLVAPLLSGHSDLAIGTRLAGTSRVVRGSKREFISRSYNALLRTTMGVAFSDAQCGFKAVTAEAAHHLLPLCEDDAWFFDTEMLVLAEHAGLRIHEVPVDWVDDVNSSVHIASTATEDLRGMWRVSRGLASGRVPIAPVYEAIGRRPFTPAHVGLGGQVLRFGAVGVLSTVAFAVLYALFRPAIGAQSADFLALLLTAVGNTALNRRFTFGVRGRAGSGRHQVQGLVVFAIAWAMTSGSLVVLHAVAPGSTHTAEIAVLTGANLVATVVRFVLFKAWVFRSGRRHPVRTGTTPATEAGTASEPTPVTIPGRAVR, from the coding sequence ATGACGGAGACGAACCCCACCCTCGACATCGACATCGTCGTCCCGTGCCACGACGAGCAGGACACCCTCGCCGCGCACGTCCGACGGCTGCACGCCTTCTGCACGACGTCACTGCACCACTCGTGGCGCATCACGATCGCCGACAACGCCTCGACCGACGACACCGCCCGCATCGCCGACGACCTGGCCGCGATGCTGCCCGGGGTCCACGCCGTGCACCTGCCGCTGAAGGGCCGCGGCCGCGCGCTGAAGGCCGTGTGGGGAGCGTCGCCGGCCCGCGTGCTCGTGTACGTCGACGAGGACCTGTCCACCGACCTCGCCGCGCTCGAGCCCCTGGTCGCCCCGCTGCTGTCCGGCCACTCGGACCTGGCGATCGGGACCCGGCTGGCCGGCACCTCCCGCGTGGTCCGGGGCAGCAAGCGCGAGTTCATCTCGCGCTCGTACAACGCACTGCTCCGGACGACGATGGGGGTGGCCTTCTCGGACGCGCAGTGCGGGTTCAAGGCCGTCACCGCCGAGGCCGCCCACCACCTGCTGCCGCTCTGCGAGGACGACGCGTGGTTCTTCGACACCGAGATGCTCGTCCTGGCCGAGCACGCCGGCCTGCGCATCCACGAGGTCCCGGTCGACTGGGTCGACGACGTCAACTCCTCCGTGCACATCGCCTCGACCGCGACCGAGGACCTCCGGGGCATGTGGCGGGTCTCGCGTGGTCTGGCCTCGGGACGCGTGCCGATCGCGCCGGTGTACGAGGCGATCGGCCGCCGCCCCTTCACCCCGGCGCACGTCGGGCTCGGTGGCCAGGTGCTCCGGTTCGGTGCCGTGGGTGTGCTGTCGACGGTCGCGTTCGCCGTGCTGTACGCCCTGTTCCGTCCGGCGATCGGCGCGCAGTCCGCGGACTTCCTCGCGCTGCTGCTCACCGCGGTCGGCAACACGGCGCTGAACCGCCGGTTCACCTTCGGGGTGCGCGGCCGAGCCGGTTCGGGACGGCACCAGGTCCAGGGGCTCGTGGTGTTCGCGATCGCCTGGGCGATGACCTCCGGCTCACTCGTGGTGCTGCACGCCGTCGCCCCGGGCTCGACGCACACGGCGGAGATCGCGGTGCTGACCGGCGCGAACCTCGTGGCCACGGTCGTCCGGTTCGTCCTGTTCAAGGCGTGGGTGTTCCGGTCTGGTCGTCGTCACCCGGTCCGGACCGGCACGACGCCCGCGACCGAGGCGGGCACCGCCTCCGAACCGACCCCGGTCACGATCCCGGGACGGGCGGTCCGCTGA
- a CDS encoding hydroxymethylglutaryl-CoA synthase — MTAQHPLALGIHDLAIATGHHVLDLDDLAAANGVDPAKYHVGIGQDAFSVPAPDEDIVTMGAAAAKQVLDRHGVDGIRTVLFATESGVDQSKAAGVYVHGLLGLPRNVRVVELKQACYGGTAAVQMALGIIARDPSERVLVIAADVARYDVETAAEPTQGAGAVAMLIAADPDLIELEPRSGLFTADVDDFWRPNDRSTALVDGRLSVTAYVDSFLGAWDDLAARGGPGIETIDRFVHHQPFTKMAIKAHRKLAQHVGVPFEETELAIGFTYNRQTGNTYTASLWIALGALLDLDDDLAGARIGMFSYGSGSVGELMTGIVRPEYQQHRRTGRVRELLAARVPLSVEAYRELHAAGAATSEDVDRPRVTSAPFRFAGVSGGARHYEATGV; from the coding sequence ATGACCGCCCAGCACCCACTCGCACTGGGCATCCACGACCTCGCCATCGCGACGGGGCACCACGTGCTCGACCTCGACGACCTGGCCGCCGCGAACGGCGTCGACCCGGCGAAGTACCACGTCGGCATCGGCCAGGACGCCTTCAGTGTCCCCGCCCCCGACGAGGACATCGTCACCATGGGCGCCGCCGCCGCGAAGCAGGTGCTCGACCGCCACGGCGTCGACGGCATCCGCACGGTGCTGTTCGCCACCGAGTCCGGTGTCGACCAGTCGAAGGCCGCGGGCGTGTACGTCCACGGGCTGCTCGGCCTGCCGCGCAACGTCCGCGTCGTCGAGCTGAAGCAGGCCTGCTACGGCGGGACCGCGGCGGTGCAGATGGCCCTCGGCATCATCGCCCGCGACCCGAGCGAACGCGTGCTCGTCATCGCCGCCGACGTCGCCCGCTACGACGTCGAGACCGCTGCCGAGCCGACCCAGGGTGCCGGTGCGGTCGCGATGCTCATAGCCGCCGACCCCGACCTGATCGAGCTCGAGCCCCGGTCCGGCCTGTTCACCGCGGACGTCGACGACTTCTGGCGGCCGAACGACCGCTCCACCGCCCTCGTCGACGGCCGGCTGTCGGTCACCGCCTACGTCGACTCGTTCCTCGGCGCCTGGGACGACCTCGCAGCACGCGGCGGCCCCGGCATCGAGACGATCGACCGCTTCGTCCACCACCAGCCGTTCACGAAGATGGCGATCAAGGCGCACCGGAAGCTCGCCCAGCACGTGGGCGTGCCGTTCGAGGAGACCGAACTCGCGATCGGCTTCACGTACAACCGGCAGACCGGCAACACCTACACGGCGTCGCTGTGGATCGCCCTCGGTGCGCTGCTCGACCTGGACGACGACCTGGCCGGCGCCCGCATCGGCATGTTCAGCTACGGCTCGGGCAGCGTCGGCGAACTCATGACGGGCATCGTCCGCCCCGAGTACCAGCAGCACCGCCGCACCGGCCGGGTGCGCGAGCTGCTCGCCGCGCGCGTGCCGCTGTCGGTCGAGGCCTACCGCGAACTGCACGCCGCCGGCGCGGCCACCAGCGAGGACGTCGACCGTCCCCGCGTCACGTCGGCACCGTTCCGGTTCGCCGGGGTGTCCGGCGGCGCGCGGCACTACGAGGCCACCGGCGTCTGA
- a CDS encoding hydroxymethylglutaryl-CoA reductase, producing MSELQTPIPTKWVGPIRVSGNAVEGEHEVPLATYESPLWPSVGRGARISRMIEGGIVSTVVDERMTRSVVVRAASAAAAHISAGRILARQSELETIVAGQSRFAKLIEVHPEIVGDLLFLRFAFTTGDASGHNMVTQAADTLLPAILAWEPELRYVSISGNFCSDKKATAVNGIRGRGRNTIAEIVIPGEVVEKRLRSSTERIVELNTAKNLVGSTIAGALRSANAHYANMLLGFYLATGQDAANIVEGSQGITLAQARGDDLYFSCSLPHLIVGTVGNGKGNDLPVVEDALVRLGCREDREPGANARRLAALCAATVLCGELSLLAAQTNPGELMAAHVAMERRGHRPEGASA from the coding sequence ATGAGCGAGCTGCAGACCCCGATCCCCACGAAGTGGGTCGGACCGATCCGCGTCAGCGGCAACGCCGTCGAGGGCGAGCACGAGGTGCCCCTCGCTACCTACGAGTCGCCGCTCTGGCCCTCCGTCGGCCGTGGCGCGCGGATCTCGCGGATGATCGAGGGCGGCATCGTCTCGACCGTCGTCGACGAGCGGATGACCCGCTCCGTCGTGGTCCGTGCCGCCAGTGCGGCCGCCGCCCACATCTCCGCCGGCCGGATCCTGGCCCGCCAGAGCGAACTCGAGACGATCGTCGCCGGGCAGAGCCGGTTCGCGAAGCTCATCGAGGTGCACCCGGAGATCGTCGGGGACCTGCTGTTCCTGCGCTTCGCGTTCACCACGGGCGACGCCTCCGGCCACAACATGGTGACCCAGGCGGCGGACACCCTGCTGCCGGCGATCCTGGCCTGGGAGCCCGAGCTCCGCTACGTGTCGATCTCCGGCAACTTCTGCTCCGACAAGAAGGCCACCGCGGTGAACGGCATCCGCGGGCGCGGGCGGAACACCATCGCCGAGATCGTGATCCCGGGCGAGGTCGTCGAGAAGCGCCTGCGGTCCTCCACCGAGCGGATCGTCGAGCTCAACACCGCGAAGAACCTGGTCGGGTCGACGATCGCCGGAGCCCTGCGCTCGGCGAACGCGCACTACGCCAACATGCTGCTCGGCTTCTACCTGGCCACCGGGCAGGACGCCGCGAACATCGTCGAGGGCTCGCAGGGCATCACGCTCGCGCAGGCCCGCGGCGACGACCTGTACTTCTCGTGCTCGCTGCCGCACCTGATCGTCGGCACCGTCGGCAACGGCAAGGGCAACGACCTGCCCGTCGTCGAGGACGCCCTGGTGCGCCTCGGCTGCCGGGAGGACCGCGAGCCCGGCGCCAACGCCCGCCGCCTGGCCGCGCTCTGTGCCGCCACCGTGCTGTGCGGGGAACTCTCGCTGCTCGCCGCCCAGACGAACCCGGGCGAGCTGATGGCAGCCCACGTCGCGATGGAACGCCGCGGCCACCGACCCGAAGGAGCCTCGGCATGA
- a CDS encoding phosphomevalonate kinase: MIEFRAHGKLFVAGEYAVVEPGQPSVLIALDRAITARVTEGHGAGSVHSEEYGNLPLTWTRAEDGLALDREHHPYDYVMATIDLVEKLRAELGIAPRFHDLRIESQLDDASGRKFGLGSSAAVTVATVGALDRFYGLGLSQRRRFMVALLATIRVAPRASGGDLAASTFGGWLRYSAPDREALAGLLDERSVSAILDDDQAWAGFDVEHLPAPADLRLLVGWTGSPASTTKLVGVVRRHRDGDYAAFLDASRACVDDLTEGLRTGDAERTLAALRRARGLLQGLGTSVGSQIETPRLATLCDVVEAAGGAAKPSGAGGGDCGIALVPVDSDAADIFRAWEAHDIRHLSVAVQPEEGSTR; this comes from the coding sequence ATGATCGAGTTCCGAGCCCACGGCAAGCTGTTCGTGGCCGGCGAGTACGCCGTCGTCGAGCCCGGACAGCCGTCGGTGCTCATCGCCCTCGACCGGGCCATCACCGCCCGGGTGACCGAGGGGCACGGCGCCGGCAGCGTGCACTCGGAGGAGTACGGCAACCTCCCGCTGACCTGGACCCGTGCCGAGGACGGCCTGGCGCTCGACCGCGAGCACCACCCCTACGACTACGTGATGGCGACGATCGACCTGGTCGAGAAGCTCCGCGCTGAGCTCGGCATCGCACCGCGCTTCCACGACCTGCGCATCGAGAGCCAGCTCGACGACGCCAGCGGCCGGAAGTTCGGACTCGGGTCCTCGGCCGCGGTGACCGTCGCGACCGTCGGCGCCCTCGACCGGTTCTACGGGCTCGGCCTCTCGCAGCGCCGGCGCTTCATGGTGGCGCTGCTCGCCACGATCCGGGTCGCCCCGCGTGCGTCCGGCGGCGACCTCGCGGCCAGCACGTTCGGCGGCTGGCTCCGGTACAGCGCGCCCGACCGGGAGGCCCTGGCCGGCCTGCTCGACGAGCGCTCGGTCTCCGCGATCCTCGACGACGACCAGGCCTGGGCCGGCTTCGACGTCGAACACCTGCCCGCACCGGCGGACCTCCGCCTCCTGGTCGGGTGGACCGGTTCGCCGGCGTCCACCACCAAGCTCGTCGGCGTCGTCCGCCGACACCGTGACGGTGACTACGCGGCGTTCCTCGACGCCAGCCGGGCCTGCGTCGACGACCTGACCGAGGGCCTCCGCACCGGCGACGCCGAGCGCACGCTCGCCGCGCTCCGCCGTGCCCGCGGTCTGCTCCAGGGCCTCGGCACGTCCGTCGGCTCGCAGATCGAGACCCCCCGGCTCGCGACCCTGTGCGACGTCGTCGAGGCCGCCGGCGGGGCCGCGAAGCCCTCCGGTGCCGGCGGCGGCGACTGCGGCATCGCGCTCGTCCCCGTGGACAGCGACGCCGCCGACATCTTCCGCGCCTGGGAGGCGCACGACATCAGGCACCTCAGCGTCGCGGTGCAACCCGAGGAAGGGAGCACGCGATGA
- the mvaD gene encoding diphosphomevalonate decarboxylase produces the protein MTSTAVAHPNIALVKYWGKADADLALPATGSVSMGLDVFPTTTSVTLLDQGEPDAFTLNGRVVDDGALVRVERFLDLVRQLAGSDARAAVVSENTVPTGAGLASSASGFAALAVAAADAYGLDLSARDLSRLARRGSGSATRSIPGGVSVWHAGDDQASFAETVPAPPMAMVVVTINDGPKEIGSREAMRRTIATSPFYPAWVTSTTVTVDDMLAACAAGDFTRIGELTESNALRMHATIEGAFPPIRYLNSRSVAVFDAVAAMRADGLEAYATADAGPNVVVLCRPADRARVATALDGYGAVIESGTGPAARLLRSEGTGETPEAEERTR, from the coding sequence ATGACCTCCACCGCCGTCGCGCACCCCAACATCGCGCTCGTGAAGTACTGGGGCAAGGCGGACGCCGACCTCGCGCTGCCCGCCACCGGCAGCGTCTCGATGGGCCTCGACGTCTTCCCCACCACGACCTCCGTCACCCTGCTCGACCAGGGTGAGCCGGACGCCTTCACGCTCAACGGCCGCGTCGTCGACGACGGTGCCCTGGTGCGGGTCGAACGCTTCCTCGACCTGGTCCGCCAGCTCGCCGGCTCGGACGCCCGTGCCGCCGTCGTCTCGGAGAACACCGTGCCCACCGGCGCCGGCCTGGCCTCGAGCGCGTCGGGCTTCGCCGCCCTCGCGGTCGCCGCCGCCGACGCGTACGGGCTCGACCTGTCGGCGCGGGACCTCTCCCGACTCGCCCGTCGCGGTTCCGGTTCGGCCACGCGGTCGATCCCCGGCGGGGTGTCCGTCTGGCATGCCGGCGACGACCAGGCCTCGTTCGCCGAGACCGTCCCCGCGCCGCCGATGGCCATGGTGGTCGTCACGATCAACGACGGCCCGAAGGAGATCGGCTCGCGCGAGGCGATGCGTCGCACCATCGCGACGTCGCCGTTCTACCCGGCGTGGGTCACCTCGACGACCGTCACCGTGGACGACATGCTCGCCGCGTGCGCCGCGGGCGACTTCACCCGGATCGGCGAGCTCACCGAGAGCAACGCGCTCCGCATGCACGCCACGATCGAGGGCGCCTTCCCGCCCATCCGCTACCTGAACAGCCGCAGCGTCGCCGTGTTCGACGCCGTCGCCGCGATGCGGGCCGACGGACTCGAGGCGTACGCCACGGCGGACGCCGGCCCGAACGTCGTCGTGCTCTGCCGTCCGGCGGACCGGGCCCGGGTGGCGACCGCGCTCGACGGGTACGGCGCGGTCATCGAGTCCGGCACCGGACCAGCCGCCCGCCTGCTCCGCTCCGAAGGCACGGGGGAGACCCCCGAGGCAGAGGAGCGCACCAGATGA